The proteins below come from a single Sorghum bicolor cultivar BTx623 chromosome 4, Sorghum_bicolor_NCBIv3, whole genome shotgun sequence genomic window:
- the LOC8082702 gene encoding guanine nucleotide exchange factor subunit Rich, protein MYLAYGWPQSIPLDPDDSDRVVLLRVLGRLLLAVCPASLHLWSATQHRVRLARSDRSPESLAAHGHNAHAVWSPDAKTVAVLTSSFYLYVYKVQHSGKQLIVGGKQVPGLCLASISLIITEKVPLANGVAITSNFVCDSKSMLLGLSNGHVQVVSWNAEFSDSFKPGCSVCSSEKPTAVIDALVFDPPSLRENSNARPAPCCTGNSSIVHVELSVKLRLLVALYSGCRIALCTIGKKGLRQPGSIRVERWLDTDDAMCTSVASEQQILAVGCSRGVVELYDLAENTRHIRTISLYDWGYSVEDTGPVACISWTPDNCAFAVGWKFRGLTVWSVSGCRLMCTIRQTGSNSASSPMVKPGAVKFEPLMGGTSHIQWDDNGYKLFAVEESLSERVLAFSFAKCCLNRGLSGTTYSHQVLYGEDRILLVQPDDADELKILHLHVPVSYISQNWPVLHVVASNDGMYLAVAGSHGLVLYDLRNKRWRFFGDVTQEQKIQCKGLLWLGKIVIVCNYVESSNTYELLFFPRYHLDYSSLLYRKPLLGRPIVMDVFQDYILVTYSPFDVHIFHVTISGELSPASNPVLQLSTVRELSIMSPKSPPVSMRFIPEQNDKGVLKRDINGSSDLLSQQPSRCLILRTNGELSVLDMDDGHEHALTNSIELFWVTCSQFEEKGSLIKEVSWLDYGHRGMQVWYPSHGADPFKQEDFLQLDPELEFDREVYPLGLLPNVGVVVGVSQRMSFSTAEFPCFEPSPQAQTILHCLLRHLLQRDKIEEALRLANLSAEKPHFSHCLEWLLFTVFDADISRPSASKNQASQKVDSPKKSLLEKTCDLLRNFPEYMDVVVSVARKTDGRHWADLFSAAGRSTEMFEECFQQRWYRTAACYILVIAKLEGPAVSQYCALRLLQATLDESLYELAGELVRFLLRSGRDFENATSDSEKLSPRFLGYFLFRSPYKRQSSDLRSNSMKELSPHIASVMNILERHACYLMSGKELSKLVAFVKGTQFDLVEYLQRERQGSARLENFASALELIGQKLQMDTLQSRLDAEFLLAHMCSVKFKEWIVVLATLLRRAEVLVDLFRHDLRLWKAYSITLQSHDVFREYLDLLNILEEQLSSVSDLTLQNGPLS, encoded by the exons atGTACCTGGCGTACGGGTGGCCGCAGTCGATCCCGCTGGACCCGGACGACTCGGACCGCGTGGTCCTCCTCCGCGTGCTCGgccgcctcctcctcgccgtcTGCCCGGCCTCGCTCCACCTCTGGTCCGCCACGCAGCACCGGGTCCGCCTAGCCCGCTCTGACCGCTCCCCGGAGTCCCTCGCCGCCCACGGCCACAACGCGCACGCCGTGTGGAGCCCCGACGCCAAGACCGTCGCCGTCCTG ACCTCTTCCTTCTACCTCTACGTTTACAAGGTTCAGCACTCGGGGAAGCAACTGATCGTCGGTGGCAAGCAGGTCCCGGGGCTATGCCTGGCTAGCATATCCCTGATCATCACCGAGAAGGTTCCTCTCGCCAATGGCGTTGCTATAAC GAGCAATTTCGTGTGTGACAGCAAAAGTATGCTCCTCGGACTATCCAATGGGCATGTGCAGGTCGTGTCCTGGAACGCTGAG TTCTCAGACAGCTTCAAGCCTGGTTGCTCTGTGTGTTCGTCTGAGAAACCTACTGCTGTCATAGATGCGTTGGTGTTTGATCCTCCCAGTTTGCGAGAAAACTCTAATGCAAGGCCTGCTCCTTGCTGCACAGGCAATTCTTCTATTGTCCATGTTGAGCTGTCGGTGAAGCTAAGGTTGCTGGTTGCTTTGTACTCAGGCTGTCGCATTGCCCTCTGTACTATTGGTAAGAAGGGATTAAGGCAGCCTGGCAGCATCAGAGTGGAGAGATGGTTGGACACTGATGATGCGATGTGTACTTCTGTGGCTTCAGAGCAACAGATTCTTGCCGTCGGGTGCAGTAGAGGTGTTGTTGAATTGTATGATCTGGCAGAAAACACACGGCATATACGAACCATTTCGTTGTATGATTGGGG GTATTCAGTGGAAGATACTGGTCCTGTTGCCTGTATATCTTGGACGCCTGACAATTGTGCTTTTGCAGTTGGGTGGAAATTTAGGGGGCTGACTGTATGGTCTGTGTCTGGATGTCGGTTGATGTGTACTATTCGTCAAACTGGTTCAAATTCTGCCTCATCTCCAATGGTGAAACCTGGCGCTGTAAAATTTGAGCCTCTTATGGGAGGAACATCACACATTCAATGGGATGATAATGGATATAAGTTATTTGCTGTCGAAGAAAGCTTGTCAGAAAGGGTTCTTGCTTTCTCATTTGCCAAATGTTGCCTAAATAGAGGGCTTTCAGGCACAACATATTCCCATCAGGTTCTTTATGGGGAAGATCGAATCCTTCTGGTGCAACCGGATGATGCTGATGAACTGAAGATATTGCATCTTCATGTTCCA GTTTCATACATTTCCCAGAACTGGCCAGTTCTACATGTGGTGGCAAGCAATGATGGGATGTACTTGGCAGTTGCTGGCTCTCATGGGTTAGTGCTATATGATTTGCGAAATAAAAGGTGGCGTTTTTTTGGTGATGTTACACAAGAGCAAAAGATCCAATGCAAAGGCCTATTGTGGCTGGGAAAAATTGTTATTGTGTGCAACTATGTTGAATCGTCAAATAC GTACGAGCTTCTCTTTTTCCCAAGATATCATCTTGATTATAGCTCTTTACTCTACCGGAAACCACTGCTTGGAAGACCAATTGTCATGGATGTTTTCCAGGATTATATATTAGTTACTTATAGTCCATTTGATGTACATATCTTCCATGTGACGATCTCGGGAGAATTGTCACCTGCAAGCAATCCAGTTTTACAG CTTTCAACAGTGCGAGAACTTTCAATCATGAGTCCTAAGAGCCCACCTGTTTCAATGCGCTTCATTCCTGAACAAAATGACAAAGGAGTGCTGAAACGAGATATTAATGGATCTTCTGATCTTTTGTCCCAGCAACCATCAAG ATGTTTGATCTTGCGGACAAATGGGGAGCTTTCTGTGCTTGACATGGACGATGGACATGAACATGCTCTCACAAATTCAATCGAACTCTTTTGGGTCACCTGTTCCCAGTTTGAAGAGAAGGGTAGTCTTATCAAAGAGGTTTCATGGCTTGACTATGGTCATCGGGGTATGCAG GTGTGGTACCCATCACATGGAGCAGATCCTTTTAAGCAAGAGGATTTTTTGCAG TTGGATCCGGAGCTTGAGTTTGATCGTGAGGTGTATCCTCTTGGTCTTCTTCCAAACGTTGGTGTGGTTGTTGGTGTTTCTCAGAGAATGTCATTCTCAACTGCGGAGTTTCCATGCTTTGAGCCTTCACCTCAAGCCCAAACAATACTGCATTGTTTATTACGACATCTCCTTCAG AGGGACAAGATTGAAGAAGCTTTGCGCTTGGCAAATTTGTCAGCAGAAAAACCTCACTTCTCTCACTGTTTAGAGTGGCTTCTGTTTACAGTATTTGATGCAGATATATCAAG GCCAAGTGCTTCAAAAAACCAGGCTTCACAAAAAGTTGATTCTCCCAAGAAATCTCTTCTTGAGAAAACTTGTGACCTGCTACGGAATTTTCCTGAATATATGGATGTTGTAGTCAGTGTTGCTAGAAAAACTGATGGTCGACACTGGGCTGATCTTTTCTCTGCAGCTGGACGATCCACAGA GATGTTTGAGGAATGCTTCCAACAGAGGTGGTACAGGACTGCTGCTTGCTACATACTG GTCATTGCTAAGCTGGAGGGCCCTGCAGTCAGCCAGTATTGTGCACTCCGTTTGCTACAA GCTACACTTGATGAGTCTTTGTATGAGCTTGCTGGGGAGTTG GTTCGCTTCTTGCTAAGATCTGGAAGAGATTTTGAGAATGCTACTTCAGACTCCGAGAAGCTCTCTCCAAGATTTCTAGGCTATTTTCTTTTCCGTTCACCATATAAGCGGCAATCTTCTGATTTGAGAAG TAATTCAATGAAAGAACTTAGTCCACATATTGCCTCTGTTATGAACATTCTAGAGCGCCATGCTTGCTATTTGATGTCTGGCAAGGAGCTTTCTAAACTCGTCGCTTTTGTCAAGGGGACTCAATTTGATCTTGTG GAATATCtacaacgagaaaggcaagggtCTGCTCGTCTGGAGAATTTTGCTTCTGCACTTGAACTGATTGGACAAAAG CTCCAAATGGATACACTGCAAAGCCGACTTGATGCAGAGTTCCTTCTAGCTCATATGTGTTCAGTCAAGTTTAAGGAATGGATCGTGGTGCTAGCTACTTTATTGCGGCGGGCAGAG GTTTTGGTGGATCTCTTTCGGCATGATTTGCGATTGTGGAAAGCATATAGCATTACTCTACAG TCACATGATGTATTCAGAGAATACCTTGACCTTCTTAATATCTTGGAGGAGCAGCTTTCGTCGGTCTCTGATCTTACATTGCAAAATGGACCATTGTCATGA